The genomic window CGGCCGTCCTTCACGATGACGCAGCCGACCGCCGGGTTGGGCCAGGTCTCGCCCATGCGGCCGGTCGCCAGGGCGATCGCCTGGGCCATGAAGGCCTGGTCGGCTTCGCTCCAGCTCATGATGCGGTCGGCAATGTCTCGGCGCGAGCGGCGTCGAGGTAGCGGGCGGCGGTAGGCTTCAGATCCGGGTCCAGATCAATCTCCAGCGGATTGCCGGTCGGGATTTCAAGGCCGACGATCTGATCGTCCGGCACGCCGAACAGCAGTTTGACGATGGCGCGCAGGGAGTTGCCGTGGGCGGCGATCAGCACGTCCTCGCCCGCCTTCAGGCGCGGCGCGATCTCGGCGTCCCAATAGGGCTTCACCCGGTCCAGCGTGGTCTTCAGGCTTTCGGTGTCGGGAATGGCCTTGCCGGCGTAGCGCGGGTCGGCGTTGAAATCGAACTCGCCGCCGGGCGCCAGCGGGGGCGGCGGCACATCATAGCTGCGGCGCCAGATCTTGACCTGGTCTTCGCCGTGCTTCTGAGCCGTCTCGGCCTTGTTCAGACCCGTCAGACCGCCGTAATGGCGCTCGTTCAGGCGCCAGTCCTCGATCACCGGCACATCGGTCAGGCCCGCCGACTGCAACGCCAGGGCGCCGGAGCGCTGGGCGCGCGTCAGGACCGAGGTGAACATCACCGCCGGCTTGAACCCGGCCTCGGCGATCAGTTCGCCGCCGCGACGCGCCTGGGCCTCGCCCTCCGCCGTCAGATCGACGTCGACCCAGCCGGTGAAACGGTTCTCGAGGTTCCACTGGCTCTGGCCGTGGCGGAGCAGGATCAGGCGCGGCATTCGGTCGGTCCTTCGGAATACGGTCATTCGGGGTTAGGACGCCCTCCGAAGTCGGTCAAGGCTCGCAGGCCTCGCCATCGCTTGTCGCGCCGCGCACGCCGGGGTAACGGTCGGATCGATGTCCGACCGTCTTTTCTTTCCCCTGGCGCTCGCCGCCGCCGTCGTGATGATCGCACTGGCGACCGTCTGGCCCTGATCCTTTAGAAGAGGATCTTGCGCAGATTGATGCGGAAGACGCGCCCCTGAGGGTCCAGATAGTCGCGCTGATAGTTGACCGGCGTTACGCCGTCGCTGCTGGTCACCGAGACGCGGTCGTCAAAGATGTTCTGAACGCCGAAACCGATCCGCGTGCCCTTCAGGAACGGGAAGCGCTCGACCCACGAAGTGCGTTGGGTCAGGTCGGCGAAGGCGAACAGATTGACCGTGGTCCGGCCCGAGAAGTCCAGATCGGGCGACCCCAGCGCGTCGCCATTGACTGTCGTGCCCGAGCGCCAGTTGGCGTTGACGAAGGCGCCCACGCCGTTTCTGGATAGGCCGGTCTGAAGCTGGACCTCATGACGCGACTGACCGCCCGAGCCGGAGATGGAATCGCCGTCCAGCAGATCCAGCGGCGTCAGACCGTCGCGAATGGTGACCTCGTCCTGGACACGCCAGGTGTGGGTCAGCGACAGGTTGAAAATGCCTTGGCCGGGCTGCATTCCCGATCCCCGCCCGCCGCGCATCCGTCCGCCGCCGCCGGGGCCGCCGGGGCCGCCCATCATCATCATTCCCCCGCCAGGACCGCCGCGTCCGCCCGGACCACGGCCACCCGCAGCCGCCGGGTTCGGCTTGCCGAACGGGCGCGAGAAGTTGAAGCCCCACTGAACGTCCTGCTGCTCGCGCTTGAAGAAGTTCAGCGCACGGGCGTCGATGGACACCAGATTGCCGTCCGCATCGCGAACGAACCGATCCGGCAGGGCTGCCTCAAGGTCGGGCGTGATGGCCGGGAAGCTGGAGATTTCGTTGTCCGCCTCGGTGCGGGTGTAGGCCAGGTTCAGCCGGAAATCCTTGTCCGACACCGGCTGCCAGTTCATGCCCAGCTTCAGGATGCGCCGATCCTCGGCCTGCAGATTGGGATCGCCGCCGGTGATGCGGTTGATCTCGACGGTCTGGCCGGTGCGGAAGTCGAAGACCGGCGTATTCGGCGTAGATACTGTCGGGTCGTTCAACTGCTGGACCGTCGGGGCCTTGCCCTCGTCGGAATAGTTGGCCGAGAAGGACAGCCGCTCGACCGGCGACCAGTTCAGCCCGGCCCCGACCGAGGACACGCCGCCGAAGTCGGACAGCTCCTGATAGGCCAGGTTCAGATTGGCCGACAGGTCACCGATCTTGGGCAGGACGCCGCGCTCGACGTTGGAGATCGGCAGGTCGAAGTTGGCCTGGACGCTGCCCGAGTTGCGCGACTGCGACCGATCCACGGCCACGCCCGAACGCAGGCTCTCGGAGTCAAGCGATTGATAGCCGGCCCCGACCTTGATGGTCGAGGTGATGTCGCCGGCTGGCAGCTCATAGGGACGCCCGTTCAGCACCAGTTCCGCCGTCGCCGTCTGGGCCACGGAGTTGGCGGTGTCGCGCGGTCTCACCACGGCCCGGTCGGTCAGATCGCCGAACGGATTGACGGTCAGATCGCCCGCGATGAGATCCTGCAGCGCATTCGCATCGACGCCGCGCCCCGTTGAGGTGTCGGTCTCGACGCGGCTGTATTCCCCCGTCGCCGTCCAACGCCAGTCGCCGACATAGCCGTCGAACACGGTGCCCAGTTCGGCCGTACGGGTATCGGTCTTGCGCGTCAGGGCGCCGGGCAGGTCCAGATAGCTGAACAGATTGACGTCCTGGCCGGTCGGCGAGAACGGATTGGTCCCCGGCACGGTCAGCTGAACATTGGGCAGCCCCTGGTAGCTGAAGCTGTTTGAGTCCTCCACGCTGCCGCTCAGCGTCATGCCGACCTTGTCGTTCAGGTCGTGCTTGTAGGTCCCCGACACCGATAGCTCGTCCGTCTTGGGCAGCAGGGTGCGATAGGCGTTGGCCAGTTCGCTGTCGCCGCCGGCCGTCGTGCTGCGGTCGATGTCGCGCTCGGTCTCGAACAGGGTGTTGGAGGTCGTGCCGTTGATATCGACCGACCAGCGATCCGAGCCGGCGATGCGAAGGACGTTGTTCTCGCTGGCGGTGGTCGTGCGACCGCCTTGCTCAGGCCGGCTGACGTTGACCGAAGCGGTCAGGGACTTGAAGTCCGCCTTCAGCACGATGTTCACCACCCGCTGATTGGCGCTGTAGCCATAGGACAGCGCGGTCTCTTCCGGCAGGACGTCGAACCGTTCGATGGCCTCGGGCGGAATGCCGCGGATCTCGCGAAAGCCCGAGATACGCCGTCCGTTGACCAGGAAGACCGGAGACCCGCCGCGCGCGCTGCGGGTCTGGGCCTCCAGCAGGGTGATCAGCTCGCCGATGTTGGTCGCGCCGAACGCCTGGATCTGGGCGGAGTCATAAGAGACGATCGGTTCCTGCCCACCCAGGGCCACCCCGCGCCGCGCCGCCGTCACCTCCACGTCCGGCAGAACGACCGTCGGCTCCTCCTGCTGGACCTGCGCCTGGGCTTCTACCGGCTGGGCCTCGTTGGTTTGGGCCTGAACAGGCTGGACGACACCGGCGGCGGGGGCCAGCGCAAGCAGGAGAAGCGCGGTCTGGGTCATGGAACGACGATCCGGGAGATGATTTCAGCCCTTGTCAGGACGGGACAAACATGGCCGTAAAACGACACAATTCATGAAC from Brevundimonas fontaquae includes these protein-coding regions:
- a CDS encoding 2,3-bisphosphoglycerate-dependent phosphoglycerate mutase, producing MPRLILLRHGQSQWNLENRFTGWVDVDLTAEGEAQARRGGELIAEAGFKPAVMFTSVLTRAQRSGALALQSAGLTDVPVIEDWRLNERHYGGLTGLNKAETAQKHGEDQVKIWRRSYDVPPPPLAPGGEFDFNADPRYAGKAIPDTESLKTTLDRVKPYWDAEIAPRLKAGEDVLIAAHGNSLRAIVKLLFGVPDDQIVGLEIPTGNPLEIDLDPDLKPTAARYLDAARAETLPTAS
- a CDS encoding TonB-dependent receptor plug domain-containing protein; the protein is MTQTALLLLALAPAAGVVQPVQAQTNEAQPVEAQAQVQQEEPTVVLPDVEVTAARRGVALGGQEPIVSYDSAQIQAFGATNIGELITLLEAQTRSARGGSPVFLVNGRRISGFREIRGIPPEAIERFDVLPEETALSYGYSANQRVVNIVLKADFKSLTASVNVSRPEQGGRTTTASENNVLRIAGSDRWSVDINGTTSNTLFETERDIDRSTTAGGDSELANAYRTLLPKTDELSVSGTYKHDLNDKVGMTLSGSVEDSNSFSYQGLPNVQLTVPGTNPFSPTGQDVNLFSYLDLPGALTRKTDTRTAELGTVFDGYVGDWRWTATGEYSRVETDTSTGRGVDANALQDLIAGDLTVNPFGDLTDRAVVRPRDTANSVAQTATAELVLNGRPYELPAGDITSTIKVGAGYQSLDSESLRSGVAVDRSQSRNSGSVQANFDLPISNVERGVLPKIGDLSANLNLAYQELSDFGGVSSVGAGLNWSPVERLSFSANYSDEGKAPTVQQLNDPTVSTPNTPVFDFRTGQTVEINRITGGDPNLQAEDRRILKLGMNWQPVSDKDFRLNLAYTRTEADNEISSFPAITPDLEAALPDRFVRDADGNLVSIDARALNFFKREQQDVQWGFNFSRPFGKPNPAAAGGRGPGGRGGPGGGMMMMGGPGGPGGGGRMRGGRGSGMQPGQGIFNLSLTHTWRVQDEVTIRDGLTPLDLLDGDSISGSGGQSRHEVQLQTGLSRNGVGAFVNANWRSGTTVNGDALGSPDLDFSGRTTVNLFAFADLTQRTSWVERFPFLKGTRIGFGVQNIFDDRVSVTSSDGVTPVNYQRDYLDPQGRVFRINLRKILF